One genomic region from Evansella sp. LMS18 encodes:
- a CDS encoding flagellar hook-associated protein 2, with protein sequence MKGMLRIGGLATGMDTHQMVDDLMRAERMPLNKLVQDRTRMEWQRDAYRDLNLQMRNFRDSFAARGLGLQSTFLQKTVSSSNPSVVTATANANASNTTVQMQVERLATSSTFVSAGITDENVSSKKLSEWSNAEDIFSDGADKATIAVNVTRPGGEAETLEFEITKEDTLQSVITKMNRANLGFNAFLDKSADGSDPQVVLSMSDSGAGAKISFSNVEDSDDEGVNNKLDAGRALFGAMNFDFHEDTLGVDENNNVTRGRSGQNAVVVINGHRTERTTNQFTMNGVSYSLSGTTPPGEMVMVTATTNTDKIMEDIMKFVEDYNALIDTINGSLREERHRDYHPLSDEEKSAMSDREVELWEEKARSGLLRNDSTLSSALNQMRMALYSSVGTDPDRIIKDLSQIGLVSSRDYMDGGKIILDPNSREMPNGQRMNGEDRLRYYIENHGEELGQLFMGDGPANEDRGIIRRLRSTMDNAINRITDRAGREGRTNHQFTLGRQLNNLEDRITNFERRMQQTEQRYWNQFTALEKAMAQMNSQAEQMWSMMSGMMGQ encoded by the coding sequence ATGAAGGGGATGCTCCGAATCGGAGGACTTGCGACAGGGATGGACACGCATCAGATGGTCGACGATTTGATGCGGGCGGAACGGATGCCGCTGAATAAACTGGTCCAGGACCGAACAAGGATGGAGTGGCAGCGGGATGCATACAGGGATCTGAATCTCCAGATGAGGAATTTCAGGGATTCATTTGCAGCAAGAGGGCTTGGACTTCAGTCCACTTTCCTGCAAAAAACAGTTTCCAGCTCCAATCCAAGCGTGGTAACAGCAACAGCGAACGCCAACGCTTCAAATACAACGGTACAAATGCAGGTGGAAAGACTGGCGACATCAAGCACCTTTGTATCTGCTGGTATTACAGATGAAAATGTTAGTTCAAAGAAATTAAGCGAGTGGTCAAATGCTGAAGATATTTTTAGCGACGGGGCTGATAAAGCGACCATCGCTGTAAATGTCACCAGACCTGGAGGAGAAGCTGAAACTCTTGAATTTGAAATAACTAAAGAGGATACTTTGCAGTCAGTTATCACAAAAATGAACCGGGCAAATCTTGGCTTTAACGCATTTCTGGATAAAAGTGCTGATGGCAGCGATCCCCAGGTTGTACTGTCCATGTCAGACAGTGGTGCGGGAGCAAAAATCAGCTTTTCTAACGTTGAGGATAGTGATGATGAAGGTGTAAATAACAAGCTGGATGCCGGAAGGGCTCTATTCGGCGCGATGAACTTTGATTTTCATGAAGATACTCTTGGAGTGGATGAAAATAATAATGTAACTCGCGGCAGAAGCGGCCAGAACGCTGTTGTTGTAATAAACGGGCACCGGACAGAGCGGACGACAAACCAGTTTACAATGAATGGTGTTTCCTATTCCCTGAGCGGAACAACGCCTCCTGGAGAAATGGTCATGGTCACCGCCACCACAAATACGGACAAGATCATGGAAGACATCATGAAGTTTGTGGAGGATTATAATGCGTTGATTGATACGATCAATGGTTCCCTGAGGGAAGAGAGGCACCGGGATTACCATCCTCTTTCTGATGAGGAAAAGTCGGCAATGAGCGACCGGGAAGTGGAGCTTTGGGAGGAGAAAGCGAGAAGCGGGCTGCTCCGAAATGATTCCACCCTGTCTTCTGCATTGAACCAGATGCGGATGGCGTTGTATTCATCGGTGGGCACTGATCCAGACAGGATAATCAAGGACCTCTCACAGATAGGGCTCGTAAGTTCACGTGATTATATGGATGGGGGAAAAATCATCCTTGATCCAAATTCACGGGAAATGCCTAACGGCCAGCGAATGAACGGGGAAGACCGTCTCCGTTACTACATTGAAAACCATGGGGAAGAACTTGGCCAGCTTTTTATGGGCGACGGACCAGCTAATGAGGATAGAGGGATTATCCGGAGGCTCAGGAGCACGATGGATAACGCCATTAACAGAATTACAGACAGGGCCGGCCGGGAAGGGCGAACCAACCATCAGTTTACACTCGGCAGGCAGCTCAATAATCTTGAGGACAGAATCACTAACTTTGAACGTCGGATGCAGCAAACAGAACAGCGGTACTGGAACCAGTTTACCGCATTGGAAAAAGCGATGGCCCAGATGAATTCACAGGCAGAACAGATGTGGTCCATGATGAGCGGGATGATGGGGCAGTAA
- a CDS encoding ABC transporter ATP-binding protein: MALEVNGLTKFYKKKAVVKDISFRVEKGDCVAVLGANGAGKTTLFEMISSALQPDSGEVIFKDSPVGKNKASFRKRAGYVTQELTLFPKLTVKEQLKFWAEMAPVNVSEGRVGELTEMAGLSLKLNERTDQLSVGMKRKLNIVLSLLHDPELIILDEPTVGIDVQSKLEIIRFLKEISGEGKILLFSSHDLQEIRELAHKTAYLYEGKLLFYGTFQEAVEMAGNEELPETADWEAFSFLFSHLK; encoded by the coding sequence ATGGCTTTAGAAGTTAATGGACTGACTAAGTTTTATAAAAAGAAGGCGGTCGTAAAAGATATAAGCTTCCGTGTGGAAAAGGGTGACTGTGTCGCTGTTCTCGGTGCCAATGGGGCGGGGAAGACTACTTTGTTTGAAATGATTTCTTCTGCATTACAGCCAGATAGCGGTGAAGTTATTTTTAAAGATTCCCCCGTTGGAAAAAATAAGGCCAGTTTTCGGAAGCGGGCCGGATATGTCACTCAGGAACTCACTCTTTTTCCAAAACTCACAGTAAAAGAACAGCTGAAGTTCTGGGCAGAAATGGCGCCTGTAAATGTCAGTGAAGGCAGGGTGGGGGAGCTGACGGAAATGGCGGGATTGTCCTTGAAGCTAAATGAACGGACGGACCAGCTTTCGGTCGGGATGAAGCGGAAGCTGAATATCGTTTTATCCTTGCTCCATGATCCGGAGCTGATTATCCTTGATGAGCCTACCGTAGGTATCGATGTGCAGTCTAAGCTGGAGATTATCCGATTTTTGAAGGAAATCAGCGGGGAAGGAAAAATACTGTTATTTTCCAGCCACGACCTTCAGGAAATAAGAGAGCTGGCGCATAAAACTGCCTATTTATATGAGGGAAAGCTGCTGTTTTACGGGACTTTCCAGGAAGCGGTTGAAATGGCAGGGAACGAGGAGCTGCCAGAGACGGCCGACTGGGAAGCATTCTCGTTCCTGTTCAGTCATTTAAAGTAA
- the pxpB gene encoding 5-oxoprolinase subunit PxpB: protein MEKQRFSPMGDSAVRVSFGDGISKGINNRIRGFAELLRKDGIKGVREWTPSYTAVTVYYDPCEKKYSEITAELEELYQKLEETELPPAKRVIVPVCYDGEFAPDLEDVAGHNDLTAEEVIAIHTGGDYLIYMLGFTPGFPYMGGMAPEIATPRLKNPRPHVPAGSVGIAGEQTGIYSLDTPGGWRIIGRTPLVLYDSGRDNPSLFEAGDHVSFRAISTDEYEDIKKQVAAGEYEVEYETVE from the coding sequence ATGGAGAAACAACGGTTTTCCCCTATGGGTGATTCCGCGGTCAGGGTCTCGTTTGGCGATGGGATTTCCAAAGGAATAAATAACAGGATTAGAGGATTCGCAGAACTGCTTCGTAAGGATGGTATTAAAGGAGTGCGTGAATGGACGCCCAGCTATACGGCAGTCACTGTTTATTATGACCCTTGCGAGAAAAAATACAGTGAGATAACTGCCGAGCTGGAGGAGCTGTACCAGAAGCTGGAGGAAACAGAACTTCCTCCGGCGAAAAGAGTAATCGTACCTGTATGTTATGACGGGGAGTTCGCCCCGGATCTTGAGGATGTTGCCGGTCATAACGACCTGACGGCTGAGGAGGTTATTGCCATTCATACAGGTGGTGATTACCTGATTTATATGCTTGGCTTTACTCCTGGGTTTCCTTATATGGGTGGTATGGCTCCGGAAATTGCCACACCAAGGCTTAAAAATCCCCGTCCGCATGTGCCGGCCGGCTCTGTAGGAATCGCCGGGGAACAGACGGGGATATATTCCCTTGATACACCAGGGGGATGGCGGATTATCGGCCGGACTCCACTGGTGCTTTATGATAGCGGCCGGGATAACCCGTCGCTGTTTGAAGCAGGGGACCATGTAAGTTTTCGGGCCATCAGCACGGACGAATATGAAGATATAAAAAAACAAGTGGCAGCTGGCGAGTATGAAGTGGAGTATGAAACGGTGGAATAG
- a CDS encoding flagellar protein FlaG: MEVKSTGTMSVNELFSKAQTNRVQQGPAQGSVDTSSRKAEAESYEKSREWTLEELTDKVEAFNQLMLTQNTSLRYEQHDKLDRMVISIVDKETDEIVKEIPPREFLDMISSMLEFAGIIIDEKI, encoded by the coding sequence ATGGAAGTGAAATCTACTGGAACGATGTCCGTGAATGAGCTTTTTTCAAAAGCGCAGACGAACCGGGTGCAGCAGGGCCCCGCACAAGGAAGTGTGGATACATCTTCCCGAAAAGCGGAAGCAGAGTCCTATGAGAAGTCCAGGGAATGGACGTTGGAAGAGCTGACAGATAAAGTCGAGGCATTTAATCAGCTCATGTTAACGCAGAATACCTCATTAAGATACGAGCAGCATGACAAGCTCGACAGGATGGTAATCTCGATTGTCGACAAGGAGACGGATGAAATTGTCAAAGAAATTCCGCCGAGGGAATTTCTTGATATGATATCCTCCATGCTGGAGTTCGCAGGGATTATTATTGATGAAAAAATATAG
- a CDS encoding 5-oxoprolinase subunit PxpA → MYTVDLNSDLGESFGAFKVGQDEKVLELVTSANIACGYHAGDHNVMAETVRMAAEKGVGIGAHPGFPDLIGFGRRKIQTTPKDIYNFVVYQISALNGFCQIYNAKMQHVKPHGALFNMASVDQSISEAIAEAVYDSDPSLILFGLSGSELVKAGKKLGLKTANEVFADRTYQPDGTLTARTEANAMIHDVDEAVAQVLGMVKDRKCTAVDGSVIELQADTICVHGDEPSALAFVQKLRTTLTDEGVILKAVGDRG, encoded by the coding sequence ATGTATACGGTTGATCTAAACAGTGACCTGGGAGAAAGCTTTGGTGCGTTTAAAGTAGGACAGGATGAAAAGGTGCTGGAGCTTGTGACTTCCGCAAATATTGCCTGCGGCTATCATGCAGGGGACCATAATGTTATGGCAGAGACTGTCCGGATGGCCGCGGAAAAAGGAGTGGGGATTGGAGCCCATCCAGGTTTTCCGGACCTGATCGGCTTTGGACGGAGAAAAATCCAGACAACCCCGAAAGATATTTATAATTTCGTTGTTTATCAAATTAGTGCGTTAAATGGATTTTGCCAGATCTATAATGCAAAAATGCAGCATGTAAAGCCCCATGGCGCTTTGTTTAACATGGCTTCCGTGGACCAAAGCATTTCCGAAGCTATTGCAGAAGCAGTGTACGATTCGGACCCATCACTGATTTTATTCGGCTTATCCGGTAGTGAACTAGTGAAGGCGGGGAAAAAACTAGGCTTGAAGACAGCCAATGAAGTTTTTGCCGACAGAACGTATCAGCCTGACGGAACACTGACAGCCCGCACAGAAGCCAACGCCATGATTCATGACGTGGATGAAGCTGTTGCACAGGTGCTCGGGATGGTCAAAGATAGAAAATGTACTGCGGTGGATGGATCAGTTATTGAATTACAGGCAGACACAATTTGTGTCCATGGAGATGAGCCGAGCGCGCTTGCCTTTGTGCAGAAACTTCGTACGACACTTACAGATGAAGGGGTCATCTTGAAAGCTGTGGGGGATAGAGGATGA
- a CDS encoding biotin-dependent carboxyltransferase family protein → MSEPVIQVEKPGLLTTIQDAGRAGYQQYGIVVSGAMDPFAVRAANLLAGNKETEAALEVTMMGPKLKFLRDTVIAIGGADLSASLDGRDVPPWKSVLVKKDQVLAFGAPKSGVRAYLAVAGGINTEPLLGSRSTYLKAGMGGLNGRELFKGDILEGGVPVAPLKNLAGRALKADILPDYQGGRRIRVIPGPDDWAFTDEGTEAFFSGEYELTRDVDRMGYRLSGPVVEHKEKADILSDAVTMGTVQVPSSGQPIILLADRQTSGGYTRIGTVISVDLPLLAQMHSGSTVKFERISVEKAQELYRNREKVLKKLALAAGN, encoded by the coding sequence ATGAGTGAGCCGGTCATCCAGGTAGAAAAGCCGGGGCTCCTTACAACTATCCAGGATGCTGGCAGGGCTGGATACCAGCAATATGGAATCGTTGTTTCCGGAGCAATGGATCCTTTTGCCGTCCGGGCGGCAAATCTTCTCGCTGGCAACAAAGAAACGGAAGCAGCTTTGGAAGTCACCATGATGGGACCGAAGCTGAAATTTCTGAGGGATACAGTCATCGCCATTGGAGGAGCAGATCTATCTGCATCTCTCGATGGACGTGATGTTCCCCCCTGGAAGTCTGTGCTTGTGAAAAAAGACCAGGTGCTTGCGTTCGGTGCTCCAAAGTCAGGTGTCCGTGCCTACCTTGCTGTTGCAGGGGGGATTAACACCGAGCCTCTGCTGGGCAGCCGTTCCACCTACCTGAAAGCAGGAATGGGGGGGTTAAATGGCCGGGAGCTTTTTAAAGGAGATATACTGGAGGGCGGAGTCCCGGTTGCTCCGTTGAAAAACCTTGCGGGAAGAGCTTTGAAAGCTGATATACTGCCGGATTATCAAGGCGGCAGGCGAATCAGAGTTATACCCGGGCCAGATGACTGGGCTTTTACAGATGAAGGGACCGAAGCATTTTTTTCGGGAGAATATGAACTCACAAGAGATGTGGACAGGATGGGTTACAGGCTTAGTGGTCCCGTCGTTGAGCACAAAGAAAAAGCAGATATATTATCTGATGCTGTTACGATGGGCACTGTGCAGGTGCCATCCAGCGGCCAGCCGATTATTCTCCTTGCCGACCGGCAGACTTCCGGCGGCTACACCCGGATCGGTACAGTTATCTCTGTTGACTTGCCCTTGCTTGCCCAAATGCATTCAGGCAGTACTGTAAAATTTGAACGCATCAGTGTGGAAAAAGCCCAGGAGTTATACAGAAACCGGGAAAAGGTTTTAAAGAAACTTGCTCTCGCAGCAGGAAATTAA
- the fliS gene encoding flagellar export chaperone FliS: MAMKNPYANYQQKSIQTKSPGELTLMLYDGCLKFIRRGAKAIEEKNIEEKNTNLIKAQNIIRELMVTLKTDTAVAKNMMQMYDFILRRLIDANTHNDPKALKEAEEFVTDFRDTWKEVIKLDRQQRHGVSGTAGGGTGGGAVRL, translated from the coding sequence ATGGCTATGAAAAACCCGTATGCGAATTATCAGCAGAAATCGATTCAGACAAAATCACCAGGCGAGCTTACACTGATGCTCTATGATGGTTGTCTGAAGTTTATCAGGCGCGGGGCAAAAGCGATAGAGGAAAAAAATATTGAGGAAAAAAATACGAATCTCATAAAAGCACAAAATATCATTCGCGAGCTTATGGTGACGCTTAAGACAGACACTGCAGTGGCGAAAAATATGATGCAGATGTACGATTTTATTTTAAGGCGCCTCATCGATGCGAACACTCATAACGATCCGAAGGCTTTGAAGGAAGCAGAAGAGTTTGTTACAGATTTCCGAGACACGTGGAAAGAGGTTATTAAACTTGACCGGCAGCAGCGCCATGGGGTTTCCGGAACTGCCGGCGGCGGAACTGGCGGAGGGGCGGTACGGCTGTGA
- a CDS encoding ABC transporter permease, whose product MKEERQGDGMKRLLLMIRLRMKLTLTTKTSLLSLVLLPVIIVLFMYTFFDMTVEEARIPVAVANLDETDYSERVIEKLGENSRIRLEVTDEHTMKQLVLTNEADSAILFGAGFKEEILMGEKNSLIHVYQSDSSLAVPFVKEIVASEVMRFISNYQAAERTVELRDKYELEVDSGTWLEAWEYTDGQWEPEPLMSVAATELPLYQQGVVAGEGERAAEKGLRTLLLLISAVLMFFLFSLAYWVIEDKEQNFQKRFLLSGVKPWQYFVGSSVPALLLGGVQLFFLLGLLVYLVPESGGWIGSAALMLVLYVLCSCYLGILLAAFFRSKKYALLTGIAVVAVFTTFSAVGVPVFPLNFVVPQYLLIEGVNGSSFFEPAIYLGGITVALFCISFLVVRWKYGFRS is encoded by the coding sequence ATGAAAGAAGAAAGGCAGGGTGATGGGATGAAGCGGCTGCTGTTAATGATAAGGCTTCGGATGAAGCTAACCCTTACAACTAAAACAAGCCTGCTTTCTTTAGTTCTTCTTCCGGTCATCATCGTGCTTTTCATGTACACCTTTTTTGACATGACTGTGGAAGAAGCGAGAATTCCTGTCGCTGTGGCGAATCTTGACGAAACGGACTATTCGGAAAGAGTTATAGAGAAGCTCGGGGAAAACAGCAGGATCAGGCTGGAAGTTACGGATGAACATACCATGAAGCAGCTTGTTCTCACCAACGAGGCTGATTCAGCGATTCTTTTTGGGGCTGGGTTTAAAGAAGAGATATTAATGGGAGAAAAAAACAGTCTGATCCATGTGTATCAGTCAGATTCTTCTCTGGCGGTCCCGTTTGTGAAGGAAATCGTTGCTTCGGAAGTGATGCGTTTTATCAGTAATTACCAGGCAGCAGAAAGAACGGTGGAACTCAGGGATAAGTACGAGTTAGAGGTGGATTCCGGAACATGGCTGGAGGCCTGGGAATATACGGACGGGCAGTGGGAGCCGGAACCCCTCATGTCAGTGGCGGCAACGGAGCTGCCATTGTATCAACAAGGTGTTGTGGCCGGAGAAGGGGAAAGAGCCGCAGAAAAGGGTCTCCGGACACTTCTGCTGCTGATTTCTGCCGTTTTAATGTTTTTCCTGTTTTCCCTGGCTTACTGGGTGATTGAGGACAAGGAGCAGAATTTCCAGAAGCGCTTTCTGCTGTCTGGCGTTAAACCATGGCAGTACTTCGTCGGGAGCAGTGTTCCTGCACTGCTTCTCGGCGGGGTGCAGCTGTTCTTTCTGCTTGGTTTGCTCGTTTATTTAGTCCCTGAATCTGGTGGATGGATTGGATCAGCGGCCCTGATGCTTGTCTTGTATGTACTATGCTCCTGTTATCTGGGAATTTTGCTCGCTGCTTTTTTCCGGTCAAAAAAGTACGCCTTGTTGACGGGCATAGCAGTTGTTGCGGTATTCACGACTTTTTCCGCAGTGGGTGTACCTGTGTTTCCATTGAATTTTGTTGTGCCCCAATATTTATTGATAGAAGGCGTTAATGGAAGTAGTTTTTTTGAGCCGGCTATTTATCTTGGGGGAATAACAGTCGCTTTGTTTTGCATCAGTTTTCTCGTTGTGAGGTGGAAATATGGCTTTAGAAGTTAA
- a CDS encoding NRAMP family divalent metal transporter: MEKNTLNKTTMTAKERLSALLGAAFLMATSAVGPGFLTQTAVFTEQLLASFAFVILASIVLDIGAQVNIWRIIAVAEKRGQDIANQVLPGLGYVVAFFVVLGGLAFNIGNVAGGGLGANALLGVDPVLGAVFTGIICVLIFLSRQANMAMDKVVRYLGALMILLTAYVMFVSQPPYAEAALRTVAPLELDILAIVTIVGGTVGGYITFAGGHRLLDAGITGKDNLRYVTNTAISGIVVASIMRVILFLAILGVVAAGFALDPDNPTASVFQIAAGDIGFRMFGLVLWAAGITSVIGAAYTSVTFLSSFHKSIEKNRNYWVIGFIVFSTVVFALIGRPVALLVLAGAFNGLILPLTLGSILLAAHNKKIIGDYRHPVWLTVFGALVVVLTAYLGVRTLFISIPQLF, translated from the coding sequence ATGGAGAAGAATACATTAAACAAAACCACGATGACAGCGAAGGAACGGCTCAGTGCCCTGCTTGGAGCGGCATTTCTTATGGCAACTTCCGCCGTTGGCCCTGGTTTTTTAACACAGACCGCGGTTTTTACTGAACAGCTGCTTGCCAGCTTCGCCTTTGTTATTCTGGCATCAATCGTACTAGATATTGGCGCCCAGGTGAATATTTGGAGAATCATTGCCGTGGCAGAAAAAAGAGGGCAGGATATTGCCAACCAGGTGCTCCCTGGCCTTGGGTATGTTGTAGCATTTTTCGTTGTCCTTGGGGGACTTGCCTTTAATATTGGAAACGTTGCCGGAGGCGGCCTTGGAGCAAACGCTCTTCTCGGAGTGGATCCAGTCCTGGGTGCTGTTTTTACAGGGATTATTTGTGTACTGATATTTTTATCCCGCCAGGCAAATATGGCGATGGATAAGGTTGTCCGGTATTTAGGGGCCCTGATGATCCTTCTGACAGCGTATGTCATGTTCGTCAGCCAGCCGCCGTATGCGGAAGCGGCATTGCGTACTGTTGCTCCTCTTGAGCTTGATATTTTGGCGATTGTAACGATTGTCGGTGGTACAGTCGGTGGATACATAACTTTTGCCGGCGGTCACAGATTGCTTGATGCTGGCATTACCGGCAAAGATAATTTACGATATGTAACAAACACAGCTATTTCAGGAATTGTCGTGGCTTCAATTATGAGGGTCATCCTGTTTTTGGCGATACTGGGTGTAGTGGCCGCAGGTTTTGCCCTGGACCCGGATAATCCTACAGCTTCTGTTTTCCAGATAGCAGCTGGTGATATAGGCTTTCGCATGTTCGGACTGGTGCTCTGGGCAGCGGGAATTACCTCAGTTATTGGAGCGGCATATACCTCCGTTACTTTTCTTTCTTCTTTTCATAAATCGATTGAGAAGAACCGTAACTACTGGGTTATCGGATTTATTGTTTTTTCAACGGTTGTTTTCGCACTGATTGGACGCCCTGTAGCACTTCTTGTTTTAGCAGGGGCATTTAATGGGTTGATTCTGCCGCTGACATTGGGCTCAATCCTGCTTGCAGCCCATAATAAAAAAATTATTGGTGACTACAGGCATCCAGTCTGGCTCACTGTGTTCGGTGCGCTAGTCGTGGTTTTAACAGCTTATCTGGGAGTAAGAACTTTATTCATATCAATACCCCAGCTTTTTTAG
- a CDS encoding ABC transporter permease, which produces MKKIKALVLLQLKTMLKQPAVLLVFAGLPFLGSLFLIYALQPIFDRDAYVEPFHVALADKDDSLETRAIIHQLASSEEFSRVVEFIRTSESEGLELLENNEAAAMAVIPENFSEDLRIGKNTPVQVVGNPQRPLQYQLFLAVMESGADLISAAQSGVNTVHFFLREEIDSQSLNQEVQQAIIDFTFTSLGRNQIFVTETLSETGIFTLEEYYFAAAATALSLITGFLLLVLMRNEFSQSMNKRLMLAGCTPGVKVTADFLTSFLVLAAQLTVFIGGYFLIVNHSLGNNFFPLVTAASLGAAVTAMFFTLLSSFLLGQFGEAVIGISVLFVLLLLGGAVLPLAFFQEWAGDAGSYTFTYWMREGLMAASFFGDEETIRNSTAVMAGFTALFFTGAWINERRKAG; this is translated from the coding sequence ATGAAAAAGATTAAAGCGCTGGTACTTCTGCAACTGAAAACAATGCTGAAACAGCCTGCCGTTTTGCTCGTTTTTGCCGGCCTCCCTTTTCTTGGAAGCCTATTCCTCATTTACGCCCTACAGCCGATTTTTGACCGGGATGCCTATGTGGAGCCGTTTCATGTGGCACTTGCTGACAAGGATGACTCCCTGGAAACAAGGGCGATTATTCACCAGCTCGCTTCCTCCGAGGAATTCAGCAGGGTGGTGGAGTTTATCCGGACGAGCGAGAGTGAAGGGCTGGAGCTTCTGGAAAACAATGAAGCTGCCGCGATGGCTGTTATTCCGGAGAATTTCAGTGAAGATTTACGCATTGGTAAAAATACCCCTGTTCAGGTCGTTGGAAATCCCCAACGGCCTTTACAGTATCAGCTTTTTCTTGCAGTCATGGAGAGCGGTGCGGATCTCATAAGCGCCGCCCAGAGCGGAGTGAACACCGTCCATTTTTTTCTCCGGGAAGAAATAGACAGCCAGTCGCTGAATCAGGAAGTACAGCAGGCAATCATTGATTTTACTTTTACTTCGCTTGGAAGAAATCAAATCTTTGTAACCGAGACCCTTTCGGAAACAGGGATATTCACCCTCGAAGAATATTATTTCGCTGCTGCTGCGACAGCGCTCAGCCTTATCACAGGATTCCTCCTCCTTGTTCTTATGAGAAATGAATTCAGCCAGTCTATGAACAAAAGGCTGATGCTTGCAGGATGTACTCCTGGGGTTAAAGTTACTGCTGATTTTTTAACAAGCTTCCTGGTGCTGGCTGCTCAGCTGACCGTTTTCATCGGTGGTTATTTTCTAATAGTGAATCACTCCCTTGGGAACAACTTCTTCCCCCTCGTGACTGCCGCAAGCTTAGGGGCAGCTGTCACGGCAATGTTTTTCACCCTTCTGTCTTCATTTTTGCTGGGGCAGTTTGGTGAAGCAGTAATCGGAATTTCCGTGCTGTTTGTGCTCCTGTTACTGGGAGGCGCTGTTCTTCCACTTGCCTTTTTCCAGGAATGGGCCGGGGACGCAGGGAGTTACACCTTTACTTACTGGATGAGGGAAGGCCTTATGGCAGCGTCATTTTTCGGAGACGAAGAAACCATCAGGAACAGCACTGCGGTTATGGCTGGCTTCACCGCCTTATTTTTCACAGGGGCATGGATCAATGAAAGAAGAAAGGCAGGGTGA